The Edaphobacter sp. 12200R-103 genome contains a region encoding:
- a CDS encoding PEP-CTERM sorting domain-containing protein (PEP-CTERM proteins occur, often in large numbers, in the proteomes of bacteria that also encode an exosortase, a predicted intramembrane cysteine proteinase. The presence of a PEP-CTERM domain at a protein's C-terminus predicts cleavage within the sorting domain, followed by covalent anchoring to some some component of the (usually Gram-negative) cell surface. Many PEP-CTERM proteins exhibit an unusual sequence composition that includes large numbers of potential glycosylation sites. Expression of one such protein has been shown restore the ability of a bacterium to form floc, a type of biofilm.) — protein MINKKSVSLCALVFAVLLGFNSPAFADPVVLDGVIGSTVSFDADIQNPIENVDTLFLNGSSFTIDSPLSLNDLLLVNFPASIAAGDEALGTLFSVDLPVGLAPGLYNGTYFILGGFTPSDQETLAEIDFQINAQPAASPVPEPGTWVLLLTGAGAAGMMLFGKRRQVSPVRAA, from the coding sequence ATGATCAATAAGAAGTCTGTTTCGCTTTGTGCTCTGGTATTCGCCGTTCTGCTTGGATTCAATTCACCCGCGTTTGCCGATCCGGTCGTCCTGGACGGCGTGATTGGCTCAACGGTCTCGTTTGACGCCGATATTCAGAACCCGATTGAAAATGTAGATACGCTCTTTCTGAACGGAAGCAGCTTCACGATCGACAGCCCGCTGAGCCTGAACGATCTGCTGCTCGTGAACTTCCCAGCCAGCATCGCAGCAGGCGATGAGGCCCTCGGAACCCTGTTCTCAGTCGACCTGCCGGTGGGCCTGGCTCCCGGCCTGTACAACGGAACCTACTTCATCCTGGGAGGGTTTACGCCTTCCGATCAGGAAACGCTGGCCGAGATCGATTTCCAGATTAACGCGCAACCGGCGGCCAGTCCGGTTCCCGAACCGGGTACGTGGGTGCTGCTGCTGACGGGGGCGGGCGCGGCTGGAATGATGCTGTTCGGAAAGCGCCGCCAGGTGTCGCCGGTCCGGGCTGCATAG
- a CDS encoding oxaloacetate decarboxylase has translation MQLSSATQERFASRRAAFRTLHQSGFFVIPNPWDVGTARYLRSLGFKALATTSSGFAFSHGLPDADWAVPRDSSLEHIRSIASAVDLPINADFESGYAHSPNEVAENVRLCVATGVAGLSIEDATGDTSRPLYELSLATERIRAARQAIGSSGVLLTARAEAFLTGHPEPLRESLRRLEAYAVAGADVLYAPGARTRQEIEAIVKTAGPLPVNVLVSSSTPLSLQQLEDLGVRRVSTGSALARAAWTGFIAAARGIARDHTMAGLDHITPYDEINNFFRKDRAEIAIAEADR, from the coding sequence ATGCAATTATCGTCCGCCACCCAGGAACGTTTCGCCAGCCGCCGGGCCGCCTTTCGCACGCTTCACCAATCCGGCTTTTTCGTCATTCCGAACCCATGGGACGTAGGCACGGCACGTTACCTCCGCTCGCTCGGCTTTAAGGCGCTGGCAACGACCAGCTCCGGATTCGCCTTCTCGCATGGCCTTCCCGATGCGGACTGGGCCGTACCCCGCGACAGCTCCCTTGAACACATCCGCTCCATCGCCTCCGCCGTCGATCTACCTATTAATGCCGACTTTGAATCCGGTTATGCACACTCTCCCAACGAGGTTGCGGAAAACGTGCGCCTTTGTGTCGCGACCGGGGTCGCCGGTCTTTCCATCGAGGATGCTACCGGGGATACCTCGCGACCGCTCTATGAGCTTTCGCTTGCTACGGAGCGCATCCGTGCCGCCCGTCAGGCCATCGGAAGTTCCGGCGTTCTTCTCACCGCCCGGGCTGAAGCCTTCCTGACCGGGCACCCTGAACCGCTTCGTGAGTCGCTCCGTCGCCTGGAGGCCTACGCTGTCGCCGGGGCCGACGTACTCTACGCCCCCGGAGCCCGCACCCGCCAGGAGATCGAGGCCATCGTCAAGACCGCCGGTCCGTTGCCCGTCAACGTCCTCGTCAGCTCCAGCACCCCGCTCTCGCTCCAGCAGCTCGAGGATCTCGGGGTGCGCCGGGTCAGTACCGGCTCCGCGCTGGCACGCGCCGCCTGGACTGGCTTCATCGCCGCGGCCCGCGGCATCGCCAGGGATCACACCATGGCAGGACTCGACCACATCACGCCATACGACGAGATCAACAACTTCTTCCGCAAGGACCGGGCAGAGATTGCGATCGCCGAGGCCGACCGCTAA
- a CDS encoding YidH family protein, whose product MADLQPSSPESDPRVYFAAERTLLAWIRTGLALMGLGFAIARFGLFLRQVNLTGLGAEIHFPGSTFTGITLIVIGVAVNLIGMVDYAHTVRALKKGQWIPGNISRMGVALASLLAVIGILMAIRLFLIQ is encoded by the coding sequence ATGGCCGATCTCCAACCCAGCTCTCCTGAGAGTGATCCTCGAGTCTACTTTGCCGCCGAACGCACCCTGCTCGCCTGGATCCGGACCGGGCTTGCCTTGATGGGTCTTGGGTTCGCCATCGCCCGGTTCGGGCTCTTTCTCCGCCAGGTCAATCTCACCGGTCTCGGAGCAGAGATCCACTTTCCCGGCTCAACTTTCACCGGAATCACCCTGATCGTAATCGGCGTTGCGGTCAACCTGATCGGAATGGTCGATTATGCCCATACCGTTCGAGCACTCAAAAAAGGGCAGTGGATTCCAGGCAATATCTCTCGCATGGGAGTCGCACTTGCCTCCCTCCTTGCCGTGATTGGAATCCTGATGGCCATCCGGCTCTTCCTCATTCAATAA
- a CDS encoding DUF1349 domain-containing protein yields the protein MMTFRRLAGSVVLLLTGPVMAQTAQTANRAWQHEPAKWSESEGVLTETVSAGTDYWRVTHYGFIRDNGPFRYQEKSGDFEAEVRVSGRYRELYHQAGLMIRLDEKNWIKTGIEFVNGKQNVSAVVTRDVSDWSVIPRTDSPKFIWLRLQRRRDAVRIDYSLDHSAWSMLRLAYFPPDVPVKIGMVAAAPGKQDFEVTFDHFKVGPLSKSNEE from the coding sequence ATGATGACTTTTCGGAGGCTTGCAGGCAGCGTCGTGCTGTTGCTCACGGGACCAGTCATGGCACAGACCGCACAGACCGCGAATCGGGCGTGGCAACATGAGCCGGCGAAGTGGTCCGAGTCCGAAGGCGTTCTGACGGAGACAGTGTCAGCCGGGACAGACTACTGGCGCGTGACTCACTATGGATTTATCCGAGATAACGGACCCTTCCGGTATCAGGAGAAGAGTGGCGACTTCGAGGCAGAGGTAAGGGTTTCAGGCAGATACAGGGAGCTGTATCACCAGGCTGGCCTGATGATCCGCCTGGATGAGAAGAACTGGATCAAGACGGGCATCGAATTTGTGAACGGGAAGCAGAACGTCAGCGCCGTGGTGACCCGGGACGTCTCGGACTGGTCGGTGATTCCGCGCACGGACAGCCCGAAGTTCATCTGGCTGAGGCTGCAGCGCCGCAGGGATGCGGTGAGGATCGACTACTCGCTCGATCACTCTGCCTGGTCGATGCTGCGGCTCGCCTACTTTCCGCCGGATGTTCCAGTAAAGATTGGCATGGTGGCCGCCGCTCCCGGCAAACAGGATTTCGAGGTTACGTTCGATCACTTTAAGGTGGGGCCTCTGAGCAAAAGCAACGAGGAGTAG
- the yajC gene encoding preprotein translocase subunit YajC: protein MLAIWLQSASSGLGSLSGLALPILFFVVLYFLMIVPNQRKQKKWQAMLDQIKSGDRVTTNGGIRGTVLTVKDDAVILRVQPDGLKLEFVKSAIAAVTTDEAAAA, encoded by the coding sequence ATGTTAGCAATCTGGTTGCAGAGCGCGTCGAGCGGGCTGGGAAGCCTGTCGGGCCTGGCGCTGCCGATTCTGTTCTTCGTCGTTCTGTACTTTCTGATGATCGTTCCGAATCAGAGGAAGCAGAAAAAATGGCAGGCGATGCTGGACCAGATCAAATCTGGCGACCGCGTGACGACCAACGGCGGCATTCGCGGCACGGTGCTGACGGTGAAGGATGACGCTGTGATTCTGCGCGTCCAGCCTGACGGGCTCAAGCTGGAGTTTGTAAAGAGCGCGATTGCCGCGGTGACCACCGATGAGGCAGCGGCGGCTTAA
- the secD gene encoding protein translocase subunit SecD, whose protein sequence is MGKNLASKTAFIIAVLLVFCYGIVGIPHGGLKASIARRINLGLDLKGGIHLVLEVHVNEAIASAVDRDAARLQTDLQGAGMPGVSAGRTDPAKPNTIVVSGIPSGKMTDARGIFNGVNYNTYDVSTGADGTATLSMKEAAVRDMANRTVETSIETIRERVDKLGVTEPVIQKYGLGDNQILVELPGLSDPGRVEDIIQSTAKLEIHAVVGGPFGTEQEALQSTGGVIPADSVLMHGSATAESPDQVWLLKRVSEVEGTDFRDAQPSTDQNGRPNITFTLTTDAGNRFYKYTSEHSSTSSSPGSMAIVLDNKVKEVASINSAIRDRGEIEGGFTKQQANDLSLMLRTGALPATISFLETRTVGPSLGAASIRQGIIAAVVGLLAVMAFMLVYYRGAGINACLALILNLVILLGFMGFAGSVLTLPGIAGVILTIGMGVDSNVLIFERIREELRAGKSSPMAVQLGFAHAWTTILDTHVTTIVSALILFLFGTGPVRGFAVTLAFGLLANLFTAVYVSRVIFDAHLQNKERGATISV, encoded by the coding sequence ATGGGAAAGAATCTGGCCAGTAAGACGGCGTTCATCATTGCAGTGCTTTTGGTCTTCTGCTACGGCATTGTGGGTATCCCGCACGGCGGCCTGAAAGCGTCGATCGCGCGACGGATCAACCTGGGGCTTGACCTGAAGGGCGGTATCCATCTGGTGCTTGAGGTTCACGTGAACGAGGCGATCGCCTCGGCGGTGGACCGCGACGCTGCCCGGCTGCAGACCGATCTGCAGGGCGCTGGGATGCCCGGGGTGAGTGCCGGCCGGACGGATCCGGCGAAGCCAAATACGATTGTGGTGAGCGGCATACCGTCCGGCAAGATGACGGACGCTCGCGGCATCTTCAACGGCGTCAATTACAACACCTACGACGTCTCCACCGGAGCCGATGGGACGGCGACGCTGAGCATGAAGGAAGCGGCGGTCCGCGACATGGCAAATCGCACGGTCGAGACCTCGATCGAGACGATCCGCGAGCGTGTCGACAAGCTGGGCGTAACCGAGCCGGTGATCCAGAAGTACGGCCTGGGCGATAACCAGATCCTGGTCGAGCTTCCGGGCCTGAGCGATCCGGGACGCGTCGAGGACATCATCCAGTCGACCGCAAAGCTTGAGATTCATGCTGTCGTGGGCGGTCCTTTTGGCACCGAGCAGGAGGCCCTGCAATCCACCGGGGGCGTTATTCCTGCCGATTCGGTCCTGATGCATGGCTCGGCCACTGCGGAGTCGCCGGACCAGGTATGGCTGCTGAAGCGGGTCAGCGAGGTGGAGGGAACAGACTTCCGTGACGCGCAGCCCTCGACCGATCAGAACGGCCGTCCGAACATCACCTTTACCTTGACGACAGATGCCGGGAACCGCTTCTACAAATACACCAGTGAACACAGTTCGACCAGCTCGTCGCCGGGTTCGATGGCCATTGTGCTGGATAACAAGGTGAAAGAGGTCGCCAGCATCAACTCGGCTATCCGCGACCGCGGCGAGATCGAAGGGGGATTCACCAAGCAGCAGGCGAACGATCTCTCGCTGATGCTGCGAACCGGAGCCCTTCCGGCGACGATCTCGTTCCTTGAGACCCGCACGGTGGGACCGAGCCTGGGAGCGGCGTCGATCCGCCAGGGAATTATTGCGGCCGTGGTCGGCCTGCTGGCCGTGATGGCCTTCATGCTGGTCTACTATCGCGGTGCCGGAATCAACGCCTGCCTGGCACTCATCCTCAACCTGGTGATTCTGCTCGGGTTTATGGGGTTTGCCGGGTCGGTGCTGACTCTGCCGGGAATTGCTGGCGTCATCCTGACGATCGGTATGGGCGTCGACTCGAACGTGCTGATCTTCGAGCGTATCCGTGAAGAGCTGCGGGCGGGCAAATCGTCGCCGATGGCGGTGCAGCTGGGATTTGCGCATGCCTGGACGACGATTCTTGATACGCACGTTACGACGATCGTCTCGGCGCTGATCCTGTTCCTCTTCGGCACCGGGCCGGTGCGCGGATTTGCAGTCACCCTGGCGTTTGGTCTTCTGGCCAACCTGTTTACCGCTGTCTACGTCTCCCGCGTCATCTTCGATGCGCACCTGCAGAACAAAGAGCGTGGAGCGACGATTTCGGTCTAG
- the secF gene encoding protein translocase subunit SecF, translated as MEFFHDINIDWLGKKWYFLGFSLIFSIVGLFSIFFWHGIPKGVDFTGGTQIRVAFDAPPNEDHIREAMNKAGVHDARIQRVSDPSGHAANKVIIALPISSATDQAHDAGRTAVENALATNYHDSKATVEQVEIVGPTAGKQLQNQALLATLYSMLGMLIYLWFRFELIYGIAAVIAVLHDTLITIGAFSITNQEITLTVIAAILTLIGYSMNDTIVVFDRIRENLTGSRKAVLADVVNHAINQTLSRTVLTSGLTFLTVLSLYLFGGEVLHGFSFALVVGILVGTYSSIAVASPMLVAYQQWRTQHGKTPTLPTGKRVKA; from the coding sequence GTGGAATTCTTTCATGATATAAACATCGACTGGCTGGGGAAGAAGTGGTATTTCCTCGGATTTTCGCTGATCTTCTCCATCGTCGGCCTGTTCAGTATTTTTTTCTGGCACGGTATTCCCAAGGGCGTGGACTTTACCGGGGGAACCCAGATTCGCGTGGCGTTCGATGCGCCGCCGAATGAGGACCACATCCGGGAGGCGATGAACAAGGCCGGGGTGCATGATGCGCGGATTCAGCGCGTGAGCGATCCCAGCGGCCACGCTGCCAACAAGGTCATCATTGCTCTTCCGATCTCGTCTGCGACCGACCAGGCGCACGATGCCGGAAGGACGGCGGTCGAAAATGCACTTGCGACCAATTATCACGACTCCAAGGCGACGGTGGAGCAGGTGGAGATTGTAGGACCGACCGCCGGTAAGCAGCTGCAAAACCAGGCTTTGCTGGCGACGCTGTACTCGATGCTCGGCATGCTGATCTACCTGTGGTTCCGGTTTGAGCTGATCTACGGCATCGCCGCTGTCATCGCTGTCCTCCACGACACGTTGATTACGATAGGAGCGTTCAGCATTACGAATCAGGAGATTACCCTGACGGTGATTGCGGCGATCCTCACCCTGATCGGCTATTCCATGAACGACACGATCGTCGTCTTTGACCGTATCCGGGAGAACCTGACGGGTTCGCGGAAGGCAGTGCTTGCCGATGTGGTGAACCATGCAATCAACCAGACACTGAGCCGGACGGTTCTGACCTCAGGGCTTACATTTCTGACGGTGCTCAGCCTGTATCTGTTTGGAGGCGAGGTCCTGCACGGCTTCTCGTTCGCCCTGGTGGTGGGCATTCTGGTTGGAACCTACTCTTCCATCGCAGTGGCATCCCCGATGCTGGTCGCCTATCAGCAGTGGAGGACGCAGCATGGAAAGACGCCTACTCTGCCCACAGGGAAGCGCGTGAAGGCCTAG
- a CDS encoding energy transducer TonB, which produces MFEDALMESGGKIKTKSKYWMIGTFIINGSIIAILALIPLLYPEALPKTAMTAMLTAPPPPPPPPPPPPPAQVVKPIKMISEIDQGLHAPTKIPKDIKMLKEEAAPPPTMAGVAGMSGMGSGTGVPGGVMGGIGSGPAPVVKVEKPKGPVRVSSGVVQGNAISQPKPIYPPIAKAAHVSGAVVLHALISKSGTIQNLQVVSGPEMLRAAALDAVRQWRYKPYVLNGEPTEVETTITVNFNFGG; this is translated from the coding sequence ATGTTTGAAGATGCATTGATGGAATCCGGCGGCAAGATCAAGACCAAGTCCAAGTACTGGATGATCGGCACCTTTATTATTAATGGTTCGATTATTGCGATTCTGGCCTTGATTCCGCTGCTGTATCCCGAGGCTCTGCCGAAGACGGCGATGACGGCCATGCTGACTGCGCCACCCCCGCCACCCCCGCCGCCGCCACCTCCGCCGCCGGCACAGGTGGTTAAGCCGATCAAGATGATTTCGGAGATCGATCAGGGCCTTCATGCCCCGACCAAGATTCCCAAGGACATCAAGATGTTGAAGGAAGAGGCTGCGCCTCCGCCGACGATGGCCGGTGTTGCCGGAATGAGCGGCATGGGGTCCGGTACCGGTGTTCCTGGCGGTGTGATGGGTGGGATTGGCAGTGGTCCTGCCCCGGTCGTCAAGGTCGAGAAGCCGAAGGGCCCGGTTCGTGTTTCGAGCGGCGTAGTTCAGGGTAATGCGATCTCGCAGCCGAAGCCGATCTATCCTCCGATCGCCAAAGCGGCGCATGTCTCTGGCGCGGTTGTTTTGCACGCTCTGATCTCGAAGTCAGGTACGATTCAGAACCTGCAGGTGGTCAGCGGTCCCGAGATGCTGCGCGCTGCAGCTCTGGATGCTGTGAGGCAATGGCGGTATAAGCCTTACGTTCTGAATGGGGAGCCAACCGAAGTCGAGACAACGATTACGGTCAACTTCAACTTCGGCGGCTAG
- a CDS encoding MotA/TolQ/ExbB proton channel family protein: MILAHLANMAHVPTSLAMFFQEAQVGFSPLQLWGNMGNLARAVVILLFIMSIWSLAVIIDRALYFSAARKQSREFAPKVAGALKDGRLDEAIKVADRSKKSHLAEVVTAGLQEFRSFGSGGAITDEQIESSKRALERSEAIVHAKLKRGLGGLATIGSTAPFIGLFGTVVGILNAFQQIATQKTSGIGAVAGGISEALVTTAFGLLVAIPAVMTFNYFTGKVEAFDVEMDNSSSELVDYFIKQSHR, from the coding sequence GTGATTCTCGCTCATCTCGCAAACATGGCTCATGTCCCCACCTCGCTCGCAATGTTTTTCCAGGAGGCGCAGGTAGGATTCAGCCCCCTGCAGCTCTGGGGCAACATGGGTAATCTGGCCCGTGCGGTCGTTATCCTTCTGTTCATCATGTCGATCTGGTCATTGGCTGTGATCATCGACCGCGCTCTCTACTTCTCAGCGGCCCGCAAGCAGTCCCGCGAGTTCGCTCCCAAGGTTGCCGGAGCCCTCAAGGACGGCCGTCTGGACGAGGCGATCAAGGTTGCCGATCGTTCGAAGAAGTCGCACCTGGCCGAAGTTGTTACGGCCGGCCTGCAGGAGTTCCGCAGCTTCGGTTCCGGCGGCGCGATCACCGATGAGCAGATCGAAAGCTCCAAGCGCGCTCTCGAGCGTTCCGAAGCGATCGTTCATGCCAAGCTGAAGCGCGGTCTTGGCGGTCTGGCCACCATCGGTTCGACGGCGCCGTTTATCGGACTGTTCGGAACTGTGGTCGGTATCTTGAACGCCTTCCAACAGATCGCTACGCAGAAGACTTCCGGTATCGGCGCCGTCGCCGGCGGTATCTCTGAGGCTCTGGTTACGACCGCTTTCGGTCTTCTGGTTGCCATCCCGGCCGTTATGACGTTCAACTACTTCACCGGCAAGGTTGAAGCTTTCGACGTAGAGATGGACAACAGCTCCAGCGAGCTGGTGGACTACTTCATCAAGCAGAGCCACCGGTAA
- a CDS encoding ExbD/TolR family protein, giving the protein MAMAKRDEGSKVNSNINVTPMVDVMLVLLIIFMVITPMLNNKVNVDLAKTDSAVVMEDANKEDAITVAVTRDGRTFLGADQITIDDLGPKISAKLENRTNKEVYMRADARANYGKVMDAVDGIRAGGVSQLGLLTEKRETDENVTTK; this is encoded by the coding sequence ATGGCGATGGCAAAGAGGGACGAGGGGAGTAAGGTCAACTCCAACATCAATGTGACCCCGATGGTCGACGTGATGCTGGTGCTTTTGATCATCTTCATGGTCATCACTCCCATGTTGAACAACAAGGTCAACGTCGATCTTGCGAAGACCGATTCGGCAGTGGTGATGGAAGACGCGAATAAGGAAGACGCAATCACGGTGGCGGTGACCCGTGACGGCCGCACCTTCCTTGGGGCAGACCAGATCACGATCGACGATCTGGGACCGAAGATCTCGGCGAAGCTCGAGAACAGGACCAATAAAGAGGTCTATATGCGAGCCGACGCCCGGGCGAATTATGGCAAGGTGATGGATGCCGTTGACGGTATCCGCGCCGGTGGCGTAAGTCAGCTTGGACTTCTGACAGAGAAGCGTGAGACGGATGAGAACGTAACGACGAAGTAA
- a CDS encoding biopolymer transporter ExbD → MGMSAGSSGGAVSEINVTPLIDVLLVLLIIFMVIVPVTPKGLDTLVPQPPKNKTQSEPNDRTIVVQVLSNGAGAPSYKINDTSFNKQDIEPKLVEIFSTRQEKVMFVKGDKDLDFSKVAEVIDFGHQAGVDNIGLITPRVEAGQ, encoded by the coding sequence ATGGGAATGAGTGCTGGAAGTTCGGGCGGAGCAGTATCGGAGATCAACGTTACGCCGCTGATCGACGTTCTGCTGGTGCTCCTGATCATCTTCATGGTGATCGTGCCGGTGACTCCGAAGGGTCTGGACACGCTGGTGCCGCAGCCCCCGAAGAACAAGACGCAGAGCGAACCGAATGATCGCACGATCGTCGTGCAGGTTCTATCCAACGGCGCGGGGGCTCCGTCGTACAAGATCAACGATACGTCCTTCAACAAGCAGGACATCGAACCGAAGCTGGTTGAGATCTTCTCAACCCGCCAGGAGAAGGTGATGTTTGTGAAGGGCGACAAGGATTTGGACTTCAGCAAGGTTGCCGAAGTCATCGATTTTGGTCATCAGGCCGGGGTGGATAATATTGGCTTGATCACTCCTCGTGTCGAAGCAGGACAGTAA
- the accC gene encoding acetyl-CoA carboxylase biotin carboxylase subunit: MKKVLIANRGEIAVRVMRTCREMGLRTVAVYSDVDRASLHVAHADEAYRLGPGPATESYLRGDLILEIARRAGADAIHPGYGFLSENPSFAEACESAGITFIGPPASAMRALGSKTRARQAADAAGLPRVPGSVTGLVDLEEAHRVAAGIGYPVMLKASAGGGGKGMRAVSSAAELPAAYATASSEAERSFGSGEVYLEKLIERPRHIEVQVMADAHGRCLYLGERECSVQRRHQKVIEEAPSPVVDEDLRRRMGEAAVRLALSAGYVNAGTVEFLVDEERNFYFLEMNTRLQVEHPVTELVTGLDLVEMQIRIAMGEPLPLRQHDIILRGHAVECRIYAEDPDNNFMPSPGKITRFLQPGGPGVREDCGVYEGWTVPLEYDPMLSKLITYGATREIVIKRMLRALDEYTIGGIRANIGLFRRILSDGDFRKAAIDTGYLERLLSQPHESEAASVPKEVIALAAAILTRAEKRRENPAPPMTLSRWKVAGREEGLRG; this comes from the coding sequence ATGAAAAAAGTGCTGATTGCAAACCGGGGTGAGATCGCAGTTCGCGTGATGCGGACGTGCCGCGAAATGGGATTGCGAACTGTAGCGGTGTACTCCGACGTCGATCGAGCCTCGCTGCATGTGGCGCACGCCGATGAGGCCTACCGCCTGGGACCTGGGCCGGCGACAGAGAGTTATCTCCGTGGCGATCTGATCCTTGAGATCGCGAGACGGGCCGGTGCGGACGCTATTCACCCTGGCTATGGATTTCTTTCGGAGAATCCCTCGTTTGCCGAAGCGTGTGAGAGTGCGGGCATCACTTTCATCGGTCCGCCTGCAAGTGCAATGCGTGCCCTGGGATCGAAGACGCGGGCGCGCCAGGCAGCCGATGCCGCCGGGTTGCCACGAGTTCCCGGGAGCGTGACCGGCCTTGTCGATCTTGAGGAAGCCCACAGAGTCGCTGCCGGGATCGGCTATCCCGTCATGCTGAAGGCGTCTGCCGGAGGGGGTGGCAAGGGAATGCGTGCGGTGTCTTCGGCCGCCGAGCTTCCCGCGGCCTATGCCACTGCGAGCAGTGAGGCCGAGCGCAGCTTCGGCTCCGGCGAGGTCTACCTGGAGAAGTTGATCGAGCGCCCCCGCCACATCGAAGTGCAGGTGATGGCGGACGCGCACGGCCGGTGCCTCTACCTGGGTGAACGCGAGTGCTCGGTCCAGAGGCGGCACCAGAAGGTGATCGAAGAAGCTCCTTCACCGGTGGTGGATGAGGACCTGCGACGAAGGATGGGAGAGGCGGCAGTACGCCTTGCTCTCTCAGCCGGGTACGTCAATGCTGGGACGGTCGAGTTCCTCGTCGACGAAGAACGCAACTTCTACTTTCTAGAGATGAACACGCGCCTACAGGTGGAGCATCCAGTAACGGAACTGGTCACCGGTCTCGACCTGGTCGAGATGCAGATTCGCATCGCTATGGGAGAACCGCTGCCTCTGCGGCAGCACGATATTATCCTGCGCGGACATGCGGTCGAGTGCCGCATCTACGCGGAGGACCCGGACAACAACTTTATGCCCTCGCCAGGAAAGATTACGCGGTTTCTGCAACCAGGTGGCCCCGGCGTGCGCGAGGACTGTGGAGTGTACGAGGGATGGACCGTACCTCTGGAGTACGACCCGATGCTCTCAAAGCTGATTACCTATGGAGCGACGCGAGAGATCGTGATCAAGCGGATGCTGCGCGCGCTCGACGAGTACACCATCGGAGGAATCCGCGCCAATATCGGCTTGTTCCGTCGCATTCTCTCCGATGGCGATTTTCGCAAGGCGGCGATTGACACCGGCTATCTTGAGAGACTGCTTTCACAGCCGCACGAGAGTGAAGCAGCCAGTGTCCCGAAAGAGGTGATCGCGCTCGCCGCTGCCATTTTGACCAGGGCGGAGAAGCGGCGTGAGAATCCCGCGCCTCCGATGACGCTGAGCCGATGGAAGGTGGCCGGAAGAGAGGAAGGGCTGCGAGGATGA
- a CDS encoding acetyl-CoA carboxylase biotin carboxyl carrier protein subunit has protein sequence MTTWLRIGDERLRIELPENCAEAGRMTCSVADRTVEVDATFLGCEGLSLLVDGRQYRCALDGDAVVIAGRRYEFTIEDPRALRGRGGAGEGGSGPRAVKAPMPGRVVRVLVVEGDEVEALQGVVVIEAMKMQNELKVPRAGRISRVAITADTTVEAGQVLIVVE, from the coding sequence ATGACAACCTGGCTGCGTATCGGCGACGAGAGACTTCGAATCGAGCTTCCCGAAAATTGCGCCGAGGCTGGCCGCATGACGTGCAGCGTTGCGGATCGCACTGTAGAGGTGGACGCAACTTTCCTGGGCTGCGAGGGGCTTTCGTTGCTCGTGGATGGAAGGCAGTACCGCTGTGCGCTGGACGGCGATGCCGTAGTGATCGCAGGACGGCGCTACGAGTTTACGATCGAGGATCCGCGTGCTCTGCGGGGGCGTGGTGGAGCGGGTGAAGGCGGCTCGGGTCCGCGTGCCGTCAAGGCCCCAATGCCCGGAAGGGTAGTACGTGTCCTGGTTGTTGAAGGTGACGAGGTTGAGGCGTTGCAGGGCGTGGTCGTCATCGAGGCCATGAAGATGCAGAACGAGCTGAAGGTTCCGCGGGCAGGCCGCATCTCCAGGGTGGCCATTACGGCCGATACGACGGTTGAAGCAGGACAGGTCCTGATCGTCGTGGAATAG